CGGGAAACCCGCAGGCCGGCGGGGAAAGCCGCCACCACCGCCTGGCGAAGCTGATCCAGCTGCGCCTCGACGCGGCGGTTGACGGTCACCACGAAACGGTCGAACTGGCCGCTCTCGAGGTACTCGGCAACGATCGCCTGAGGCAGCACTGCATTCGAGACACTGGTCAAGCCCTTGAGAGCGGCGACGCGAGCGCCGAATCGCCCGGGCGCCAGAAAGCCTAGGCGATAGCCGGGCCCGATGAGCTTCGAGAAGGAGGAGCACAGCAACACCGAGCCGTGACGGTCGAAGGAGCTCAAGGTACGGGGCCGCGATGGCCGCTGGCACAGCTCGCCGTAGACGTCATCCTCGATGATCGCCACCCCGCGCTCTTCGGCCAGCGCCACGATCTCGCCCTTGATGCCCTCTTCCAGGACGTAGCCCAGAGGATTGTGGCCATTGGGCATCAGCACCAGGGCGCGCACCGCCGGCCGCGCCAGGGCCCGGCGCAGAGCCGCGATCTCCGGCCCGCGCTGCGGACAGCAGGGCACCTCCACCACCCGCAGGCCGAGGGCCGCCAGGATCTCCAAGAGGCCGTAGTAGGTGGGGGTTTCCACCACCACTTCGTCACCGCGCCGCGCCAACGCCCGCAAGGCCAGGCTGAGAGCCTCCGTCGCTCCGTTGGTGATCAGTAGCTCCTCCGGCGCCACCGACGCCCCGCCGAGGGCGAGGCGCCGCGCGATCTGCCGCCGGAGACGTCTGGAAACCTGCGGGTTGTCGTAGTCCGAGCCATGCTCCGGATAAGTCCGCAGGGCCCGCCGAGCGCAGCGGTTGAGGGCCGCCGTCGGCAGCAGCGACCGATGCAGCTTGGCGATCCCCAGGGGCACCAGATCCGAAAGTTGGGCGCGGCTGACGACATCCCCGCTCAAGGCTTCGAGGGCCAAAGAGAGGGGCCGCGAAGCGGCCGGCGGCGCTGCCGCCTCGGGCAACTTGTCGTACCGCGGGTCGGCGCCCGGACCCCGGACGTAGAAGCCCGATCGCGGCCGCGCCTCGAGCAGGCCGCGACGCTCGAGCAGCAGGTAGGCCTCGAGCACCGTTCCCACGCTCAGGCCACGATCCCGCGCCCGACGCCGCAGGGAGGTCAGCCGGTCTCCCCGTTGCAGGGCTCCGGCAGAGATCTGGCGTTCGATCTCCTCGGCCAGCAGGCGGTAACGCGGACCGTTCGGAGGAGTGAGGGAACCCGGCAGGGGAGGAGTCACGATTCGACTGTACCAGTCAAAGGAGCGATTTTCTGCATCTGTTCCAGTTCACCATCGCCCGCTAGGGTGTTCTTCGGAGAACACTCGAGGAGGAGCCATGAAGGACTGGACGACGGAGCGCTACCTCGGCCTTCTGGAGCAGGCCGCCGGCTATGCCCGCCGCTACATCGAACAGGTCGAGGATCAGCCGGTCTTTCCCGCTGCCACCGCCCGCCGGCGCCTTGCCGAGCTCGACGGGCCGCTACCCGATTCCCCCTCGAGCCCGGAGGCGATGCTCGCCTTGCTCCACGAGGTCGGCTCTCCCGCCACCGTCGCCCAGACCGCCGGCCGCTACTTCGGCTTCGTCAACGGCGGTGCCTTGCCCCCGGCGGTGGCCGCCCGCTGGCTCGCCGACGTCTGGGACCAGAACGCCGCCCTCGACGTCATGTCGCCGATCGCCGCCCGCCTCGAACTGCTCTGCGAGCGTTGGTTGGTCCAGCTCTTCGGGCTGCCACCGAAGACCGCC
This Acidobacteriota bacterium DNA region includes the following protein-coding sequences:
- a CDS encoding PLP-dependent aminotransferase family protein, whose product is MTPPLPGSLTPPNGPRYRLLAEEIERQISAGALQRGDRLTSLRRRARDRGLSVGTVLEAYLLLERRGLLEARPRSGFYVRGPGADPRYDKLPEAAAPPAASRPLSLALEALSGDVVSRAQLSDLVPLGIAKLHRSLLPTAALNRCARRALRTYPEHGSDYDNPQVSRRLRRQIARRLALGGASVAPEELLITNGATEALSLALRALARRGDEVVVETPTYYGLLEILAALGLRVVEVPCCPQRGPEIAALRRALARPAVRALVLMPNGHNPLGYVLEEGIKGEIVALAEERGVAIIEDDVYGELCQRPSRPRTLSSFDRHGSVLLCSSFSKLIGPGYRLGFLAPGRFGARVAALKGLTSVSNAVLPQAIVAEYLESGQFDRFVVTVNRRVEAQLDQLRQAVVAAFPAGLRVSRPAGGCVLWLQLPAGVSGLELYRAALEEGIGILPGDIYSPSGRFGEYVRISGGNPWSDEIAAAVETLGRLCRHLRA